One segment of Megachile rotundata isolate GNS110a chromosome 4, iyMegRotu1, whole genome shotgun sequence DNA contains the following:
- the LOC100880619 gene encoding uncharacterized protein LOC100880619 isoform X2, with protein MSKGKRKTASAIWQRTRGRVGERREEENGRQGNEKSISDVRKEKKSKKLEKLEDAKRKMESDKKKSEKTEEKKKIEDKKKVEEKRKEKCEKVDDKKKCKDNEKKAEKVEEKKVDKMDEKVIDDCTSESVEKKKVQKIEEKTKLDKQVVENKKKPEKVEDRKKSGKVDDENVEDQAKLLISMEENDLQEEKLEICCSIVKKKCKDEKKKDTKFIKSDIKESLKISVIKDKKSERKKLLGKGTVNKASLTRTKKDSKTKSMQKKGISRKTVLAKKTHLSVVQKLVDKKMKLDNLIKDEETSVSEEDEAMKRTKRKNINMSKNKVMQEKKPKLGKHMKAKLSSKSNKINSVLKKDDKFKTLVEKVVPKKKVDLKESEKSLNEQKKVISKDETNEEPEEVTDIKSELKEDKDVEKSCKEELSQLKSQDAKKTIRSTSRTAKKIIKKKIVNTNQPLSSSEEVSSEESSRQIKVCEENTNDSVPSKQEQTDNETVIAASPKNETINGDNIAEDTLLSDVEEESNDETKGNKQKEMKKGERANSPSDERVRRMRLFGFWSGPKRHRVASLNALAKVHCLYENETGGVYLGGFCKPKPEKEKQKKTKEEKEEQEKVRKEKEKKIETKTEENIPKRKLRNVPGLRGKHWDMLESSSSSSSSDDDYEREKNTEHKKKIIKRRKKNEEVMDLKDMVVCKRMASLNATAILAASYSDEKNRCGSSSDSSSESEVEIIKRRKQTDSDIDKRKSRQNSEQDDVLKPSNKLVILNQDTDVTITGVYVNQTRSTHHEGFCSIAGMQYRISSTSHTQTAATAVATELHDQQKLEQPCKSYTPLGALSSMQPPGSQGNHPSMSPRRHSAFSAPHQHGYYQPAGPLIQHPPTLPPIKGPPPEPTPTPPQNSEGSDDLVATSTTSGGTSSTGGGFYRAYCPQYYGTPPQYPDLCYPPTYSHPHAHPPPYYKYAPTYRRQYYGYQESGGGGGPGSGATAGGPAVVDYQSPPPPPGEYPLPAYYGGYPPPPPPPPPPPNPAYLHSQGRPFVDHAAFQGCPCPMQSCPKNVDTGPLIGNGKGAPVVSGPGLSLPPSALVGPPSPARGLAGLAPPHGANAWDTDRVQLNTHRNLNQNQSLVPPSHNLVSGHNRSQNSDCKNKDEKDCSEDKLQKCGCQKRACTSTCEVKMETLSPAEKLTVTTCPSSKFHNFKLENNNVKCESCSVEIGNNLSCVANCNVKCESEYKCDIMKCEQCMKEGQMVILEIDKDSGILLDDKLDADPDVKEELSDVAAVDSENWKKPDYEPTVQETIEETPEKEDTEKAEVEEETSKCQKVSKRKLSLDSLSDSRKKRKVSKRTLSVGSSQELNNSDLSSKISVPILPSIKKIDGSGDECVLKKKQPKKDNQNQKRKVENSNCSENVMKKSKTSKQSTTNNMPSCLKHAASDSSIMETINNVIQHGLHLTQKKDRKSKNEKPEKAKKESNLLSAVKKVVKKVDLVKELASEKLSKVIAKSGQSKKTETRTKSKTHEKKCKGKSKSKAQQTKEKDNGKKNDNTTKSRSNEPTEPLKKPALVKKKRKSAKKAPIKKSNSKVEDCSIGSENLILTRKTFLKPKWSNGWSWEGDPFEAKVYLTNEESAIRRCYASMKHESGDVLRPRDCVLLKSGPRKADLPFVAKIAALWENPDDGEMMFSLLWYYRPEHTEQGRTQYDTEDEVFASRHRDANSVACIEDKCYILTFNEYCRYRKNLRRIEEGLESPGLIVPPGDQLYPRENRQPPIPVSSDMVLFCRRVYDYRGKKLVKNPG; from the exons ATGTCTAAGGGAAAACGGAAGACAGCATCTGCTATTTGGCAACGTACAAGAGGAAGAGTGGGGGAGCGGCGCGAGGAAGAAAATGGCCGACAAGGCAACG AGAAATCTATATCTGATGTGAGGAAAGAGAAAAAGTCTAAGAAGTTGGAGAAGTTAGAGGATGCGAAGAGGAAAATGGAGAGTGATAAGAAAAAATCAGAGAAAACtgaggaaaaaaagaaaatagaagatAAGAAAAAAGTTGAGGAAAAGCGAaaggaaaaatgtgaaaaagtgGATGATAAGAAAAAATGTAAAGATAATGAAAAGAAGGcagaaaaagtagaagaaaaaaaagtagataaaatggatgaaaaagTCATTGATGACTGCACTTCTGAGAGTGTAGAGAAAAAGAAAGTacaaaaaatagaagaaaaaacTAAATTGGATAAACAAGTTGTAGAAAATAAGAAGAAACCTGAAAAAGTAGAAGATAGAAAGAAGAGTGGTAAAGTTGATGATGAAAATGTGGAAGATCAAGCAAAACTTTTGATTTCTATGGAAGAGAATGATTTACAGGAAGAAAAGTTAGAAATCTGTTGTTccattgttaaaaaaaaatgcaaagATGAGAAAAAGAAAGATACAAAGTTCATCAAGTCAGACATTAAGGAAAGTCTGAAGATATCTGtgataaaagataaaaaatcaGAGCGTAAAAAGCTTCTTGGAAAAGGTACAGTAAATAAAGCCTCTTTAACACGTACTAAAAAAGATTCTAAGACAAAATCAATGCAGAAAAAAGGTATTTCCAGAAAGACTGTTTTGGCAAAGAAAACACATTTATCGGTTGTTCAAAAATTGGtggataaaaaaatgaaattagacAATTTGATAAAAGACGAAGAAACATCAGTAAGTGAGGAGGATGAAGCAATGAAAAGaacaaaaaggaaaaatattaatatgtctAAAAACAAAGTTATGCAGGAAAAGAAACCAAAATTAGGAAAACATATGAAAGCTAAATTGTCTTCAaagagtaataaaataaattctgtGTTAAAAAAAGATGATAAATTTAAAACTCTTGTAGAGAAGGTTGTACCTAAAAAGAAGGTGGATTTGAAGGAATCAGAAAAATCTTTGAATGAGCAAAAGAAAGTTATAAGTAAAGATGAGACAAATGAAGAACCAGAAGAAGTAACTGACATAAAAAGTGAATTAAAAGAAGATAAAGATGTAGAGAAAAGTTGTAAGGAGGAACTATCACAGTTAAAATCACAGGACGCTAAAAAAACTATACGAAGCACCTCGAGAACagctaaaaaaataataaaaaagaaaatagtaaACACTAATCAACCACTGTCTTCTTCCGAAGAAGTATCTTCTGAAGAGTCTAGTAGACAAATTAAAGTCTGTGAAGAAAATACAAATGATAGTGTTCCTTCTAAACAAGAACAAACTGATAATGAAACTGTAATTGCTGCAAGTCCCAAAAATGAAACAATCAATGGGGATAATATAGCTGAAGATACGTTATTATCAGATGTAGAAGAAGAAAGTAATGATGAGACAAAAGGAAATAAACAAAAGGAAATGAAGAAAGGAGAGAGAGCTAATTCTCCCTCCGACGAGCGTGTTCGTAGAATGAGATTGTTTGGCTTTTGGAGTGGACCAAAACGACATAGGGTAGCTTCTTTAAACGCGTTAGCCAAAGTTCATTGTTTGTACGAAAACGAGACTGGAGGAGTGTATCTTGGTGGTTTTTGTAAACCGAAACCTGAGAAAGAGAAGCAAAAGAAGacaaaagaagagaaagaagaacaGGAAAAAGTACGtaaggaaaaagaaaagaagataGAAACTAAAACAGaagaaaatattccaaaaagGAAACTTAGAAACGTGCCAGGGTTGCGTGGGAAACATTGGGATATGTTAGAAAgttcttcatcttcttcttcttccgacGATGACTATGAACGTGAAAAGAATACGGAACAtaagaagaaaataattaagcggagaaagaaaaatgaagaagTAATGGATTTGAAAGATATGGTTGTTTGCAAAAGAATGGCGAGTCTTAATGCTACTGCTATTTTAGCTGCTTCTTATTCAGACGAAAAGAATCGATGTGGCAGTAGCTCCGATTCTTCTAGTGAATCAGAAGTGGAGATCATTAAGAGACGTAAACAAACTGATTCTGATATCGACAAACGAAAATCAAGGCAAAATTCAGAACAAGATGATGTTTTAAAACCATCTAACAAACTTGTTATTTTGAATCAAGATACAGATGTTACTATCACTG GTGTTTATGTTAATCAAACTCGATCCACACACCATGAAGGTTTTTGTAGCATTGCTGGTATGCAATATAGAATAAGTTCAACAAGTCATACTCAAACTGCAGCTACTGCAGTTGCTACTGAGCTTCATGATCAG CAAAAATTGGAGCAACCATGCAAATCATATACACCATTAGGTGCATTATCTTCTATGCAACCACCTGGCAGCCAGGGTAATCATCCAAGTATGTCACCTAGAAGACATTCAGCATTTTCTGCTCCACATCAACATG gGTATTATCAGCCGGCTGGTCCACTGATACAACACCCACCAACTTTACCACCCATTAAAGGACCTCCTCCAGAACCAACTCCTACTCCTCCTCAAAATTCTGAAGGTTCAGATGATTTAGTTGCAACTTCCACTACTTCAGGAGGAACTAGTAGTACAG GAGGTGGATTTTATAGGGCATATTGTCCCCAATATTATGGTACTCCACCACAGTATCCAGATTTATGTTATCCACCAACATATTCTCATCCACATGCTCATCCGCCGCCTTATTATAAATATGCACCAACTTATAGaag GCAGTATTACGGATATCAGGAATCTGGCGGAGGTGGTGGCCCTGGTAGTGGTGCTACAGCAGGAGGACCAGCCGTCGTGGATTACCAGTCACCTCCACCACCACCTGGTGAATATCCTCTGCCCGCTTATTATGGTGGTTATCCTCCACCTCCACCACCACCTCCTCCTCCACCGAATCCGGCGTATTTACATTCTCAGGGAAGACCTTTCGTAGATC ATGCAGCCTTCCAGGGTTGCCCATGCCCGATGCAGTCTTGTCCAAAAAACGTGGATACTGGGCCCCTTATTGGTAATGGTAAGGGGGCGCCAGTGGTATCGGGGCCCGGTCTGTCATTGCCGCCCAGTGCTTTGGTAGGTCCGCCCTCGCCGGCGAGGGGGCTAGCCGGGCTAGCGCCGCCTCACGGTGCCAACGCCTGGGATACGGATCGCGTCCAACTTAACACTCATCGCAACCTGAATCAGAACCAATCCTTGGTCCCTCCGTCTCACAATTTAGTCAGTGGACATAATCGTTCGCAAAATTCGGACTGCAAGAACAAG GATGAGAAAGATTGTTCAGAAGATAAACTACAAAAGTGTGGATGTCAAAAACGTGCCTGTACATCAACCTGTGAAGTTAAAATGGAAACTCTTTCACCTGCTGAAAAGTTGACAGTGACAACCTGTCCAAGtagtaaatttcacaattttaagtTGGAAAATAATAATGTGAAGTGTGAATCTTGCAGTGTGGAAATAGGCAATAATTTGTCCTGTGTTGCAAATTGTAACGTTAAGTGTGAATCAGAATACAAATGTGATATCATGAAATGTGAACAGTGTATGAAAGAGGGGCAGATGGTCATTTTAGAGATTGACAAAGATTCAGGTATATTACTTGATGATAAATTGGATGCAGATCCTGATGTTAAGGAAGAATTAAGTGATGTTGCTGCAGTAGATAGTGAGAATTGGAAAAAACCAGATTATGAACCAACAGTGCAAGAAACTATTGAAGAGACTCCAGAAAAAGAAGATACAGAGAAAGCGGAAGTTGAAGAGGAAACTTCTAAATGTCAAAAGGTGTCAAAAAGGAAATTATCTTTGGATAGTTTGTCTGACAGtaggaagaaaagaaaagtaaGTAAAAGAACCCTTTCTGTTGGCTCTTcacaagaattaaataatagtgACTTGTCATCCAAAATTTCTGTACCAATTCTACCTTCCATAAAAAAGATTGATGGTAGTGGCGATGAGTGTGTTTTGAAGAAGAAACAGCCTAAGAAGGATAATCAAAATCAAAAGCGCAAAGTAGAAAATTCAAATTGTTCAGAGAATGTAATGAAAAAATCTAAAACTTCTAAACAGAGTACAACTAACAATATGCCAAGTTGTTTGAAGCATGCTGCTAGCGATAGTTCTATCATGGAAACGATTAATAATGTTATTCAGCATGGATTGCACTTGACACAGAAAAAAGACAGAAAGAGTAAAAACGAAAAACCGGAAAAAGCGAAAAAGGAATCAAATTTGTTATCTGCGGTAAAGAAAGTGGTTAAAAAAGTTGATTTGGTGAAAGAATTAGCATCAGAAAAATTGTCGAAGGTAATCGCAAAAAGTGGTCAATCGAAGAAAACAGAAACACGGACAAAGTCAAAAACCCATGAGAAAAAATGTAAAGGTAAAAGTAAATCTAAAGCCCAgcaaacaaaagaaaaagataATGGTAAGAAGAATGATAATACAACAAAGTCTAGATCAAACGAACCGACTGAGCCTCTAAAAAAGCCAGCTTTGGTGAAAAAGAAGCGAAAGAGCGCGAAAAAAGCACCAATCAAGAAGTCTAACTCTAAAGTTGAAGACTGCTCCATTGGaagtgaaaatttgatattaaccagaaaaacatttttaaaacctAAATGGAGTAATGGTTGGAGTTGGGAGGGTGATCCATTTGAAGCCAAAGTTTATTTAACG AACGAGGAATCGGCTATACGTCGATGTTACGCGAGTATGAAACATGAAAGTGGTGATGTTTTGAGACCCCGTGACTGTGTTTTATTGAAAAGTGGTCCACGAAAAGCTGATTTGCCATTTGTAGCAAAAATTGCCGCGTTATGGGAAAATCCCGATGATG GTGAAATGATGTTTTCGTTGCTGTGGTACTACAGACCCGAACATACTGAGCAAGGTAGAACTCAGTACGATACCGAGGATGAAGTGTTTGCTTCAAGGCATCGTGATGCAAATAGTGTGGCTTGTATAGAAGATAAATGTTATATTTTGACATTTAATGAATATTGTCG GTATCGTAAAAATTTACGAAGAATCGAAGAAGGATTAGAGAGTCCCGGTTTAATAGTTCCGCCGGGAGATCAATTATATCCAAGAGAAAATCGTCAGCCCCCAATACCAGTGTCTTCGGATATGGTTCTGTTTTGTCGACGTGTTTACGATTATCGTGGTAAAAAGCTTGTTAAGAATCCCGGATGA
- the LOC100880619 gene encoding uncharacterized protein LOC100880619 isoform X3, with product MKPQKKATVARKATKMPTIAKKRRSFLEKSISDVRKEKKSKKLEKLEDAKRKMESDKKKSEKTEEKKKIEDKKKVEEKRKEKCEKVDDKKKCKDNEKKAEKVEEKKVDKMDEKVIDDCTSESVEKKKVQKIEEKTKLDKQVVENKKKPEKVEDRKKSGKVDDENVEDQAKLLISMEENDLQEEKLEICCSIVKKKCKDEKKKDTKFIKSDIKESLKISVIKDKKSERKKLLGKGTVNKASLTRTKKDSKTKSMQKKGISRKTVLAKKTHLSVVQKLVDKKMKLDNLIKDEETSVSEEDEAMKRTKRKNINMSKNKVMQEKKPKLGKHMKAKLSSKSNKINSVLKKDDKFKTLVEKVVPKKKVDLKESEKSLNEQKKVISKDETNEEPEEVTDIKSELKEDKDVEKSCKEELSQLKSQDAKKTIRSTSRTAKKIIKKKIVNTNQPLSSSEEVSSEESSRQIKVCEENTNDSVPSKQEQTDNETVIAASPKNETINGDNIAEDTLLSDVEEESNDETKGNKQKEMKKGERANSPSDERVRRMRLFGFWSGPKRHRVASLNALAKVHCLYENETGGVYLGGFCKPKPEKEKQKKTKEEKEEQEKVRKEKEKKIETKTEENIPKRKLRNVPGLRGKHWDMLESSSSSSSSDDDYEREKNTEHKKKIIKRRKKNEEVMDLKDMVVCKRMASLNATAILAASYSDEKNRCGSSSDSSSESEVEIIKRRKQTDSDIDKRKSRQNSEQDDVLKPSNKLVILNQDTDVTITGVYVNQTRSTHHEGFCSIAGMQYRISSTSHTQTAATAVATELHDQQKLEQPCKSYTPLGALSSMQPPGSQGNHPSMSPRRHSAFSAPHQHGYYQPAGPLIQHPPTLPPIKGPPPEPTPTPPQNSEGSDDLVATSTTSGGTSSTGGGFYRAYCPQYYGTPPQYPDLCYPPTYSHPHAHPPPYYKYAPTYRRYLFRQYYGYQESGGGGGPGSGATAGGPAVVDYQSPPPPPGEYPLPAYYGGYPPPPPPPPPPPNPAYLHSQGRPFVDHAAFQGCPCPMQSCPKNVDTGPLIGNGKGAPVVSGPGLSLPPSALVGPPSPARGLAGLAPPHGANAWDTDRVQLNTHRNLNQNQSLVPPSHNLVSGHNRSQNSDCKNKDEKDCSEDKLQKCGCQKRACTSTCEVKMETLSPAEKLTVTTCPSSKFHNFKLENNNVKCESCSVEIGNNLSCVANCNVKCESEYKCDIMKCEQCMKEGQMVILEIDKDSGILLDDKLDADPDVKEELSDVAAVDSENWKKPDYEPTVQETIEETPEKEDTEKAEVEEETSKCQKVSKRKLSLDSLSDSRKKRKVSKRTLSVGSSQELNNSDLSSKISVPILPSIKKIDGSGDECVLKKKQPKKDNQNQKRKVENSNCSENVMKKSKTSKQSTTNNMPSCLKHAASDSSIMETINNVIQHGLHLTQKKDRKSKNEKPEKAKKESNLLSAVKKVVKKVDLVKELASEKLSKVIAKSGQSKKTETRTKSKTHEKKCKGKSKSKAQQTKEKDNGKKNDNTTKSRSNEPTEPLKKPALVKKKRKSAKKAPIKKSNSKVEDCSIGSENLILTRKTFLKPKWSNGWSWEGDPFEAKVYLTNEESAIRRCYASMKHESGDVLRPRDCVLLKSGPRKADLPFVAKIAALWENPDDGEMMFSLLWYYRPEHTEQGRTQYDTEDEVFASRHRDANSVACIEDKCYILTFNEYCRYRKNLRRIEEGLESPGLIVPPGDQLYPRENRQPPIPVSSDMVLFCRRVYDYRGKKLVKNPG from the exons ATGAAGCCACAGAAAAAGGCAACAGTTGCCCGGAAGGCAACGAAAATGCCAACAATTGCTAAAAAACGTCGCTCATTTTTAGAGAAATCTATATCTGATGTGAGGAAAGAGAAAAAGTCTAAGAAGTTGGAGAAGTTAGAGGATGCGAAGAGGAAAATGGAGAGTGATAAGAAAAAATCAGAGAAAACtgaggaaaaaaagaaaatagaagatAAGAAAAAAGTTGAGGAAAAGCGAaaggaaaaatgtgaaaaagtgGATGATAAGAAAAAATGTAAAGATAATGAAAAGAAGGcagaaaaagtagaagaaaaaaaagtagataaaatggatgaaaaagTCATTGATGACTGCACTTCTGAGAGTGTAGAGAAAAAGAAAGTacaaaaaatagaagaaaaaacTAAATTGGATAAACAAGTTGTAGAAAATAAGAAGAAACCTGAAAAAGTAGAAGATAGAAAGAAGAGTGGTAAAGTTGATGATGAAAATGTGGAAGATCAAGCAAAACTTTTGATTTCTATGGAAGAGAATGATTTACAGGAAGAAAAGTTAGAAATCTGTTGTTccattgttaaaaaaaaatgcaaagATGAGAAAAAGAAAGATACAAAGTTCATCAAGTCAGACATTAAGGAAAGTCTGAAGATATCTGtgataaaagataaaaaatcaGAGCGTAAAAAGCTTCTTGGAAAAGGTACAGTAAATAAAGCCTCTTTAACACGTACTAAAAAAGATTCTAAGACAAAATCAATGCAGAAAAAAGGTATTTCCAGAAAGACTGTTTTGGCAAAGAAAACACATTTATCGGTTGTTCAAAAATTGGtggataaaaaaatgaaattagacAATTTGATAAAAGACGAAGAAACATCAGTAAGTGAGGAGGATGAAGCAATGAAAAGaacaaaaaggaaaaatattaatatgtctAAAAACAAAGTTATGCAGGAAAAGAAACCAAAATTAGGAAAACATATGAAAGCTAAATTGTCTTCAaagagtaataaaataaattctgtGTTAAAAAAAGATGATAAATTTAAAACTCTTGTAGAGAAGGTTGTACCTAAAAAGAAGGTGGATTTGAAGGAATCAGAAAAATCTTTGAATGAGCAAAAGAAAGTTATAAGTAAAGATGAGACAAATGAAGAACCAGAAGAAGTAACTGACATAAAAAGTGAATTAAAAGAAGATAAAGATGTAGAGAAAAGTTGTAAGGAGGAACTATCACAGTTAAAATCACAGGACGCTAAAAAAACTATACGAAGCACCTCGAGAACagctaaaaaaataataaaaaagaaaatagtaaACACTAATCAACCACTGTCTTCTTCCGAAGAAGTATCTTCTGAAGAGTCTAGTAGACAAATTAAAGTCTGTGAAGAAAATACAAATGATAGTGTTCCTTCTAAACAAGAACAAACTGATAATGAAACTGTAATTGCTGCAAGTCCCAAAAATGAAACAATCAATGGGGATAATATAGCTGAAGATACGTTATTATCAGATGTAGAAGAAGAAAGTAATGATGAGACAAAAGGAAATAAACAAAAGGAAATGAAGAAAGGAGAGAGAGCTAATTCTCCCTCCGACGAGCGTGTTCGTAGAATGAGATTGTTTGGCTTTTGGAGTGGACCAAAACGACATAGGGTAGCTTCTTTAAACGCGTTAGCCAAAGTTCATTGTTTGTACGAAAACGAGACTGGAGGAGTGTATCTTGGTGGTTTTTGTAAACCGAAACCTGAGAAAGAGAAGCAAAAGAAGacaaaagaagagaaagaagaacaGGAAAAAGTACGtaaggaaaaagaaaagaagataGAAACTAAAACAGaagaaaatattccaaaaagGAAACTTAGAAACGTGCCAGGGTTGCGTGGGAAACATTGGGATATGTTAGAAAgttcttcatcttcttcttcttccgacGATGACTATGAACGTGAAAAGAATACGGAACAtaagaagaaaataattaagcggagaaagaaaaatgaagaagTAATGGATTTGAAAGATATGGTTGTTTGCAAAAGAATGGCGAGTCTTAATGCTACTGCTATTTTAGCTGCTTCTTATTCAGACGAAAAGAATCGATGTGGCAGTAGCTCCGATTCTTCTAGTGAATCAGAAGTGGAGATCATTAAGAGACGTAAACAAACTGATTCTGATATCGACAAACGAAAATCAAGGCAAAATTCAGAACAAGATGATGTTTTAAAACCATCTAACAAACTTGTTATTTTGAATCAAGATACAGATGTTACTATCACTG GTGTTTATGTTAATCAAACTCGATCCACACACCATGAAGGTTTTTGTAGCATTGCTGGTATGCAATATAGAATAAGTTCAACAAGTCATACTCAAACTGCAGCTACTGCAGTTGCTACTGAGCTTCATGATCAG CAAAAATTGGAGCAACCATGCAAATCATATACACCATTAGGTGCATTATCTTCTATGCAACCACCTGGCAGCCAGGGTAATCATCCAAGTATGTCACCTAGAAGACATTCAGCATTTTCTGCTCCACATCAACATG gGTATTATCAGCCGGCTGGTCCACTGATACAACACCCACCAACTTTACCACCCATTAAAGGACCTCCTCCAGAACCAACTCCTACTCCTCCTCAAAATTCTGAAGGTTCAGATGATTTAGTTGCAACTTCCACTACTTCAGGAGGAACTAGTAGTACAG GAGGTGGATTTTATAGGGCATATTGTCCCCAATATTATGGTACTCCACCACAGTATCCAGATTTATGTTATCCACCAACATATTCTCATCCACATGCTCATCCGCCGCCTTATTATAAATATGCACCAACTTATAGaag GTATCTTTTCAGGCAGTATTACGGATATCAGGAATCTGGCGGAGGTGGTGGCCCTGGTAGTGGTGCTACAGCAGGAGGACCAGCCGTCGTGGATTACCAGTCACCTCCACCACCACCTGGTGAATATCCTCTGCCCGCTTATTATGGTGGTTATCCTCCACCTCCACCACCACCTCCTCCTCCACCGAATCCGGCGTATTTACATTCTCAGGGAAGACCTTTCGTAGATC ATGCAGCCTTCCAGGGTTGCCCATGCCCGATGCAGTCTTGTCCAAAAAACGTGGATACTGGGCCCCTTATTGGTAATGGTAAGGGGGCGCCAGTGGTATCGGGGCCCGGTCTGTCATTGCCGCCCAGTGCTTTGGTAGGTCCGCCCTCGCCGGCGAGGGGGCTAGCCGGGCTAGCGCCGCCTCACGGTGCCAACGCCTGGGATACGGATCGCGTCCAACTTAACACTCATCGCAACCTGAATCAGAACCAATCCTTGGTCCCTCCGTCTCACAATTTAGTCAGTGGACATAATCGTTCGCAAAATTCGGACTGCAAGAACAAG GATGAGAAAGATTGTTCAGAAGATAAACTACAAAAGTGTGGATGTCAAAAACGTGCCTGTACATCAACCTGTGAAGTTAAAATGGAAACTCTTTCACCTGCTGAAAAGTTGACAGTGACAACCTGTCCAAGtagtaaatttcacaattttaagtTGGAAAATAATAATGTGAAGTGTGAATCTTGCAGTGTGGAAATAGGCAATAATTTGTCCTGTGTTGCAAATTGTAACGTTAAGTGTGAATCAGAATACAAATGTGATATCATGAAATGTGAACAGTGTATGAAAGAGGGGCAGATGGTCATTTTAGAGATTGACAAAGATTCAGGTATATTACTTGATGATAAATTGGATGCAGATCCTGATGTTAAGGAAGAATTAAGTGATGTTGCTGCAGTAGATAGTGAGAATTGGAAAAAACCAGATTATGAACCAACAGTGCAAGAAACTATTGAAGAGACTCCAGAAAAAGAAGATACAGAGAAAGCGGAAGTTGAAGAGGAAACTTCTAAATGTCAAAAGGTGTCAAAAAGGAAATTATCTTTGGATAGTTTGTCTGACAGtaggaagaaaagaaaagtaaGTAAAAGAACCCTTTCTGTTGGCTCTTcacaagaattaaataatagtgACTTGTCATCCAAAATTTCTGTACCAATTCTACCTTCCATAAAAAAGATTGATGGTAGTGGCGATGAGTGTGTTTTGAAGAAGAAACAGCCTAAGAAGGATAATCAAAATCAAAAGCGCAAAGTAGAAAATTCAAATTGTTCAGAGAATGTAATGAAAAAATCTAAAACTTCTAAACAGAGTACAACTAACAATATGCCAAGTTGTTTGAAGCATGCTGCTAGCGATAGTTCTATCATGGAAACGATTAATAATGTTATTCAGCATGGATTGCACTTGACACAGAAAAAAGACAGAAAGAGTAAAAACGAAAAACCGGAAAAAGCGAAAAAGGAATCAAATTTGTTATCTGCGGTAAAGAAAGTGGTTAAAAAAGTTGATTTGGTGAAAGAATTAGCATCAGAAAAATTGTCGAAGGTAATCGCAAAAAGTGGTCAATCGAAGAAAACAGAAACACGGACAAAGTCAAAAACCCATGAGAAAAAATGTAAAGGTAAAAGTAAATCTAAAGCCCAgcaaacaaaagaaaaagataATGGTAAGAAGAATGATAATACAACAAAGTCTAGATCAAACGAACCGACTGAGCCTCTAAAAAAGCCAGCTTTGGTGAAAAAGAAGCGAAAGAGCGCGAAAAAAGCACCAATCAAGAAGTCTAACTCTAAAGTTGAAGACTGCTCCATTGGaagtgaaaatttgatattaaccagaaaaacatttttaaaacctAAATGGAGTAATGGTTGGAGTTGGGAGGGTGATCCATTTGAAGCCAAAGTTTATTTAACG AACGAGGAATCGGCTATACGTCGATGTTACGCGAGTATGAAACATGAAAGTGGTGATGTTTTGAGACCCCGTGACTGTGTTTTATTGAAAAGTGGTCCACGAAAAGCTGATTTGCCATTTGTAGCAAAAATTGCCGCGTTATGGGAAAATCCCGATGATG GTGAAATGATGTTTTCGTTGCTGTGGTACTACAGACCCGAACATACTGAGCAAGGTAGAACTCAGTACGATACCGAGGATGAAGTGTTTGCTTCAAGGCATCGTGATGCAAATAGTGTGGCTTGTATAGAAGATAAATGTTATATTTTGACATTTAATGAATATTGTCG GTATCGTAAAAATTTACGAAGAATCGAAGAAGGATTAGAGAGTCCCGGTTTAATAGTTCCGCCGGGAGATCAATTATATCCAAGAGAAAATCGTCAGCCCCCAATACCAGTGTCTTCGGATATGGTTCTGTTTTGTCGACGTGTTTACGATTATCGTGGTAAAAAGCTTGTTAAGAATCCCGGATGA